The following are encoded together in the Kwoniella europaea PYCC6329 chromosome 1, complete sequence genome:
- a CDS encoding uroporphyrinogen-III C-methyltransferase, with product MQLKDQRPPLWVSWWMAFSIVIVSWDAAYCFLRPRSFGTGDLAWIWAPYNMVPYSMVDYLYGQPGLDANDGFTNAQALMNVIEVFLAIEYLYLRHTSPRSSNKTPNPAHHYHAHAPLVGFAGALMTLSKTALYFLQEYFCDWCMVGHNDRFTFWTVWVATNGYVCSSYSLLHSPGPWLTFFALSSTWVVVPFTICVFLGRFIAQALMRDTANQIAYLEWSTSQTQSSLTSPKPTSTTSLTVQSDSEQVESDALSTSITPPAALPLTFHPRNLSVLVIGSNRLAATRATTFLEAGAKVIITSQVLISDASPELKQLAQAGRVEYRQLESDTAEDWSSLFSNLKVSLVCVTDTLIGSQSRRSPSSAKTIYQSCSSLRIPINISDQPLYSTYTFPSVHRFVGQNGVPSNLQVAVTTNGQGCRLAGRIKREIITRLPSNVGAAVDNVGKLRSKAKSSPKLSEEEEQNHDIPLNSPVPQLHTPSLSRVGSTEKLSIIPDGGVEGLSEEEQQLRRMRWVHQMSEYYSFEHLARLKEEDLDQALELWSTSSQDITLRHHQSGHRNKNGQGKILLIGSGPGHPGLLTVAAHHALKTATLILSDKLVPSEILALIPSTTKLHIAKKFPGNAEGAQNEMMELALAGAQKGEIVVRLKQGDPFVYGRGGEEVLYFRENGFESTVIPGISSALAGPLMMNIPVTQRGVSESLVLCTGVGRQGKAVKLPGYVKSRSLILLMGVARINQIIETLTLSSPNAEGRDGDRYPGYSPIGIIERASSPDQRIIMSRLDRIEESLKKLDERPPGMIIVGWPVLCLEGKGKVDILDNINASEEDERKIVDDWLDGKDYKVREGLQEGWRDLLSEVQ from the exons ATGCAGCTCAAAGATCAACGACCCCCTCTGTGGGTATCTTGGTGGATGGCATTCTCGATAGTGATCGTATCATGGG ATGCTGCTTACTGCTTCTTACGTCCGAGGAGTTTCGGTACAGGTGATTTAGCTTGGATATGGGCACCTTACAA CATGGTACCTTACAGTATG gtCGATTACCTATATGGTCAACCAGGATTAGATGCCAACGACGGATTTACCAATGCTCAAG CTCTGATGAATGTGATCGAAGTGTTCTTGGCCATCGAATACCTCTATCTCCGCCATACCTCACCTAGATCTTCTAATAAGACACCAAATCCAGCTCATCATTACCATGCGCATGCTCCGCTCGTGGGATTCGCTGGAGCGTTGATGACGCTGAGCAAGACGGCTCTGTATTTcttacaag AATACTTCTGTGATTGGTGTATGGTGGGGCATAATGATAGATTCACATTCTGGACGGTATGGGTAGCTACGAAC GGGTATGTTTGCTCATCTTACTCTTTACTTCATTCTCCTGGACCTTGGCTGACCTTTTTTGCCTTATCCAGTACTTGGGTGGTCGtccccttcaccatctgTGTTTTCCTGGGTCGATTCATCGCTCAAGCCCTCATGAGGGATACGGCCAACCAAATCGCCTACCTTGAATGGTCTacatctcaaactcaaagTTCTCTCACTTCCCCTAAGCCAACTTCAACTACCTCCCTTACCGTACAGTCTGACTCTGAACAGGTCGAATCCGACGCCCTGTCTACCTCTATCACCCCTCCCGCCGCTCTTCCCCTCACATTCCATCCTCGAAATCTATCTGTCTTAGTGATCGGCTCCAATCGTCTCGCAGCTACAAGAGCTACCACTTTCTTAGAAGCAGGTGCCaaagtcatcatcacttctcaAGTATTGATCTCAGACGCATCTCCCGAACTGAAACAGCTAGCACAGGCCGGTCGAGTGGAATATCGGCAGTTAGAAAGCGACACTGCTGAAGATTGGTCGtccctcttttccaacttgAAAGTTTCCTTAGTGTGCGTAACGGATACCCTAATCGGATCTCAGTCTCGTCGATCCCCTTCATCTGCCAAAACTATTTATCAAAGCTGTTCATCACTCCGAATCCCCATCAACATCTCCGATCAACCTCTCTACTCTACCTATACATTCCCATCAGTACACCGATTTGTTGGACAGAACGGGGTACCTTCCAACCTTCAAGTAGCGGTGACTACGAATGGGCAAGGATGCAGACTGGCaggaaggatcaaaaggGAAATTATAACTAGATTACCATCAAATGTTGGCGCAGCCGTAGATAATGTGGGGAAATTACGATCGAAAGCCAAATCATCACCTAAACTttctgaagaggaagaacaaaatCATGATATACcgctcaactcacctgtccCTCAACTACATACTCCATCTCTGTCCAGAGTCGGATCCACAGAGAAATTATCGATAATTCCTGACGGAGGAGTAGAAGGGTTaagtgaggaagaacagCAATTAcgaaggatgagatgggtcCATCAGATGTCAGAGTATTACTCCTTCGAACACCTCGCTAGactgaaagaggaagatctgGATCAAGCATTGGAACTATGGTCGACCTCGTCTCAGGACATCACCCTACGTCATCACCAATCTGGTCATCGAAACAAGAACGGCCAAGGAAAGATCCTCTTGATAGGTAGTGGACCTGGACATCCAGGACTATTGACCGTCGCAGCTCATCACGCCTTGAAAACAGCAACGTTGATCTTATCCGATAAATTAGTACCATCAGAGATTCTAGCTCTGATACCTTCTACAACGAAATTACACATCGCCAAGAAGTTCCCAGGTAACGCTGAAGGGGCTCAAAATGAAATGATGGAATTGGCTTTAGCTGGAGCTCAAAAGGGGGAAATAGTAGTAAGACTCAAACAGGGTGATCCATTTGTgtatggaagaggtggagaagaagtgtTGTATTTCCGTGAAAATGGATTTGAATCGACTGTCATTCCCGGTATATCATCTGCGTTGGCTGGAccgttgatgatgaatatacCAGTAACTCAACGGGGCGTATCGGAATCGTTGGTGTTGTGTACGGGAGTAGGAAGACAAGGGAAGGCAGTGAAATTACCTGGTTATGTCAAATCTAGATCCCTCATCTTACTTATGGGAGTAGCGAGGATAAATCAAATTATAGAAACGTTAACTCTCTCTTCGCCCAACGcggaaggaagggatggagATAGGTATCCGGGTTATTCACCTATAGGTATAATAGAGAGGGCTTCGTCGCCTGATCAAAGGATTATAATGAGTAGGTTGGATAGGATTGAGGAGTCGctgaagaagttggatgagaGACCACCGGGTATGATCATTGTTGGATGGCCGGTACTGTGTttggaaggtaaagggaaagtggATATATTAGACAATATAAATGCATCGGAAGAGgacgagaggaagatagtgGATGATTGGTTGGATGGAAAGGATTATAAGGTTAGAGAGGGATTACAAGAGGGTTGGAGAGACCTTTTGAGTGAGGTTCAGTAG